Proteins encoded in a region of the Pseudothermotoga elfii DSM 9442 = NBRC 107921 genome:
- a CDS encoding LacI family DNA-binding transcriptional regulator codes for MKITIKDIAKKLGVNASTVSRALNGKPGVSAQLREKIIQLAEKMGYLPDLTAMGLKKGQTKIIGVLIPDISNPFFAYTVRGMEKVLRPIGYHLLLCSTNEDPDQEVENLRTLASQKVEGILAAPVDSGGNRTIYKKIAESGIPLVFFDRIVPNVDVSYVITDNESGVRELVTYLYKSGHRTIGIMTLRARSFTGKERLNGVLKACKELGITVQNEWIIDGESSEEGGYRAAKRFFSLCRKPTALIVSNNLMMLGVMKVIKETGLKVPQDISLVSFDDSHWNEIFEPPITCVAQEPEQMGLIAATLLINNIFHDKKTSRTVLKAHFIERQSVAKI; via the coding sequence ATGAAAATAACGATCAAAGATATTGCAAAAAAACTTGGTGTCAATGCATCAACTGTGTCTCGTGCTTTAAATGGTAAACCCGGTGTGAGTGCTCAACTCAGAGAAAAGATAATACAATTAGCCGAGAAGATGGGGTATCTTCCGGATCTGACAGCGATGGGATTGAAAAAAGGTCAGACTAAAATTATAGGTGTTTTGATACCAGATATTTCTAATCCTTTTTTCGCATATACTGTTCGCGGGATGGAAAAAGTCCTTCGGCCGATAGGGTATCACCTGCTTTTGTGTTCTACTAATGAAGATCCTGATCAAGAAGTGGAGAATCTTAGAACACTTGCAAGTCAGAAAGTAGAAGGCATTCTTGCTGCTCCAGTTGATTCTGGAGGTAACAGAACTATATACAAAAAAATTGCAGAATCAGGAATTCCGCTTGTTTTTTTCGACAGGATAGTACCAAATGTAGATGTGAGTTATGTCATAACAGATAATGAATCTGGCGTTAGGGAGCTTGTGACATATCTTTACAAAAGTGGACATAGAACAATTGGAATAATGACATTAAGGGCCAGATCTTTTACTGGAAAGGAAAGACTTAATGGGGTTCTGAAGGCATGTAAGGAGCTTGGAATAACTGTTCAGAATGAGTGGATTATAGACGGAGAATCAAGCGAAGAGGGAGGATATCGAGCAGCCAAGAGGTTTTTTTCTCTATGCAGAAAACCCACAGCACTTATCGTGAGCAACAATTTGATGATGCTTGGTGTTATGAAGGTCATCAAAGAAACTGGATTGAAAGTCCCGCAGGACATTTCGCTTGTTTCTTTTGATGATTCTCACTGGAATGAAATTTTTGAACCTCCAATTACCTGTGTTGCTCAGGAACCAGAACAAATGGGTCTGATAGCTGCCACTCTTTTGATCAACAATATCTTTCACGATAAAAAAACGAGCAGGACAGTTTTAAAAGCACATTTTATCGAGCGACAATCTGTTGCAAAAATATGA
- the hpt gene encoding hypoxanthine phosphoribosyltransferase, whose protein sequence is MLPKILFDEGAVRSRISEMGREIEEYYRDKTDSLSAICVLKGSVHFFSELVLSINMNISYSFVHVSSYAGTQSTGRIRVKSWVDEDLAGKHVLVVEDIIDTGNTLRYILAYLRKYKPADLKVVTLIEKQKHDHGIPIDFVGFKVGDLFVVGYGLDYEERYRNLPYIGYLE, encoded by the coding sequence GTGTTACCAAAAATTTTGTTTGATGAAGGAGCTGTACGCAGCAGAATTTCTGAAATGGGAAGAGAGATAGAAGAGTACTACAGGGATAAAACGGATTCGCTCAGTGCTATATGCGTGCTCAAGGGCTCAGTACATTTTTTCAGTGAGTTGGTTTTGAGCATAAATATGAATATTAGCTATTCATTTGTTCATGTATCGAGCTATGCAGGTACTCAATCAACAGGAAGAATACGCGTCAAATCGTGGGTTGATGAAGATCTTGCAGGTAAGCATGTCCTTGTAGTTGAGGATATAATCGACACCGGTAATACGTTGAGGTACATACTTGCATATTTGAGGAAATACAAACCAGCAGATCTCAAAGTAGTAACTTTGATTGAGAAACAAAAGCATGATCATGGCATACCAATAGATTTTGTTGGATTCAAAGTAGGAGATCTCTTCGTAGTTGGTTATGGGCTTGATTATGAAGAAAGGTACAGAAATCTTCCCTATATAGGATATTTAGAATGA
- the iscB gene encoding RNA-guided endonuclease IscB, with amino-acid sequence MVYVISKDSKPLMPTKRHRKVRRLLKQGLAKVVRREPFTIQLLYDTTTYTQPVIAGMDTGSKTAGVSAITDKQKLFSIEVELRQDIKKLLLERREYRRNRRYGKTRFLNRKRRNNWLSPSLQWKVDAHNRLVNLITKILPIAKVEIAPFDIHKIVNPDVEGSQYQEGPQKGFFDVREYCLWRAGYKSELSGKKGIHRRFDKVRYKNQVGIIYSLSSGYFDIRTLNGEKIHSSAKYQDLTKMLMLERREQRTFLHLKEDAVSCAGL; translated from the coding sequence GTGGTTTATGTAATTTCAAAAGATAGCAAACCATTAATGCCAACAAAAAGGCATAGAAAAGTAAGAAGATTATTAAAACAGGGTCTTGCAAAAGTTGTTAGAAGAGAACCATTTACAATCCAGTTGCTGTATGACACAACAACATACACACAACCTGTTATTGCTGGAATGGACACAGGTTCAAAAACAGCTGGCGTTTCAGCAATAACAGACAAACAAAAACTGTTCAGCATTGAAGTAGAACTGCGACAAGATATAAAGAAACTGCTTTTAGAGAGAAGAGAGTATAGAAGAAACAGAAGATATGGAAAAACAAGGTTTCTAAATAGAAAGAGACGAAATAATTGGTTGTCACCAAGTCTTCAATGGAAGGTTGATGCACACAACAGACTTGTTAACTTAATAACCAAGATACTGCCGATTGCAAAAGTAGAAATAGCACCGTTTGATATACACAAAATAGTCAACCCTGACGTAGAAGGCAGTCAATATCAAGAAGGTCCACAAAAAGGTTTTTTCGATGTAAGAGAATATTGTTTATGGAGAGCAGGGTATAAATCTGAATTATCTGGCAAGAAAGGTATTCATAGAAGGTTTGATAAAGTGAGGTACAAAAATCAAGTTGGTATAATTTATAGTTTGAGTTCTGGGTATTTTGATATACGTACATTGAATGGGGAAAAAATTCATTCATCAGCTAAGTATCAAGACTTAACAAAGATGCTAATGTTAGAAAGGAGGGAACAGCGCACTTTTCTTCATCTTAAAGAAGATGCAGTCTCCTGCGCTGGGTTGTGA
- the dnaK gene encoding molecular chaperone DnaK: MMSEREYVVGIDLGTTNSVIAWMKPDGSIEVIPNAEGGRITPSIVAFTKSGEIIVGEPAKRQMILNSERTIKSIKRKMGSDYKVKIDDKQYTPQEISALILKKMKKDAEQYLNGKIKKAVITCPAYFNDAQRQATKEAGQIAGFEVLRIINEPTAAALAYGLDKKKEEKVLVYDLGGGTFDVSILEIGEGVIQVVATSGNNHLGGDDFDQRIVDWMAEEFKKQHGVDLREDRQALQRLRDAAEKAKIELSSKLETDISLPYITATASGPLHLELRLTRSLYESLVKDLFEMTKGPVEKALSDAKLSPKDINEVILVGGMTRSPTVHKIIQDIFGKEPNKGVNPDEAVAIGAAIQAAILAGEAKEKDIVLVDVTPLTLGIEVKGGLMEPVIPRNTTIPVKKSKIFTTAEDYQTEVEIRVYQGERTMARDNIFLGSFRLVDIPPAPRGVPQIEVTFDIDSDGIVHVSAKDLASNKEQSMVVTGRHKLKDEDIKKMMEEAQKYEEQDKRKREEVELKNKADDLAYSVSKSLKEHGDKLPADLKSKLEQLVNDLRDAINKDDIPRVKMLFDDLQQESMKVGQYLYENVRKEQSSSQ; encoded by the coding sequence ATGATGAGCGAAAGAGAATACGTTGTTGGTATTGATTTAGGCACGACAAATTCAGTAATAGCTTGGATGAAACCGGATGGATCGATTGAAGTAATCCCGAATGCTGAAGGTGGAAGGATAACTCCATCCATAGTAGCCTTCACAAAATCTGGGGAAATAATAGTTGGCGAACCAGCAAAACGCCAGATGATACTCAATTCAGAGCGAACTATTAAATCCATAAAGCGTAAAATGGGAAGCGATTACAAAGTAAAAATCGACGACAAGCAATATACTCCGCAGGAAATCAGCGCTTTGATTTTGAAAAAGATGAAGAAAGACGCTGAACAATACCTGAATGGAAAGATCAAAAAAGCAGTTATAACCTGTCCGGCCTATTTCAACGACGCTCAGAGACAGGCAACAAAAGAAGCCGGGCAAATTGCAGGCTTTGAAGTTCTGAGAATAATCAACGAACCAACTGCTGCTGCACTGGCTTATGGGCTTGACAAGAAAAAAGAAGAGAAGGTGCTTGTTTACGATCTCGGCGGAGGAACATTTGACGTATCCATACTCGAGATAGGCGAAGGTGTTATACAAGTAGTGGCAACATCTGGCAATAACCATCTTGGTGGAGACGATTTTGATCAGAGAATTGTCGATTGGATGGCTGAAGAATTCAAAAAACAGCACGGTGTGGATTTAAGAGAAGACAGACAAGCACTTCAAAGGTTAAGAGATGCCGCAGAGAAAGCAAAAATAGAGCTTTCGAGCAAGCTTGAAACAGACATAAGTTTGCCATACATCACTGCTACTGCATCAGGTCCGCTACATCTCGAATTGAGATTAACGAGATCTCTCTACGAATCTCTTGTTAAAGATCTGTTTGAAATGACAAAAGGTCCCGTGGAGAAAGCCTTAAGTGATGCAAAACTTTCTCCAAAGGACATAAATGAAGTAATACTTGTCGGTGGTATGACGCGTTCACCAACGGTTCACAAGATCATACAAGATATTTTTGGTAAAGAACCTAACAAAGGTGTGAACCCGGATGAGGCAGTTGCAATAGGTGCAGCTATTCAGGCAGCAATTCTTGCTGGAGAAGCAAAAGAAAAAGACATAGTTCTCGTAGATGTTACGCCACTGACGCTTGGTATCGAAGTTAAGGGAGGTCTTATGGAACCTGTTATCCCAAGAAATACCACTATACCTGTTAAAAAAAGTAAGATATTCACAACAGCGGAAGATTATCAAACGGAAGTAGAAATAAGAGTCTATCAAGGTGAAAGAACCATGGCAAGAGACAACATATTCCTCGGAAGCTTTAGACTTGTCGACATTCCACCAGCGCCAAGGGGTGTACCACAGATAGAAGTAACATTCGACATAGACAGCGATGGCATAGTACATGTCTCTGCGAAAGACCTTGCATCTAACAAAGAACAATCGATGGTAGTTACAGGTAGGCATAAATTAAAAGATGAAGACATAAAGAAAATGATGGAAGAAGCTCAGAAATATGAGGAACAAGATAAGAGAAAACGTGAAGAAGTCGAACTCAAAAATAAAGCAGACGATCTTGCCTACAGCGTGAGCAAATCTTTGAAAGAACATGGAGATAAGCTCCCAGCTGATTTGAAATCAAAACTTGAACAGCTTGTCAATGATCTGCGAGATGCGATAAATAAAGATGACATTCCAAGAGTCAAGATGCTTTTCGATGATTTACAGCAAGAGAGCATGAAGGTAGGTCAGTATCTGTACGAAAATGTTAGAAAAGAACAATCAAGTTCACAATAA
- a CDS encoding Hsp20/alpha crystallin family protein, with amino-acid sequence MLLERREDFMKPFRELQREIDRLFEDFFAPVTRRSTVYSYLPDVDVYETDDSVVVEVEVPGMDKKDFEVKVEDSILRITGEKKLEREKENRNYKVVERCYGKFERTLSLPDYVDADKIKAKYENGVLTISLPKREEKKAKVVDVKIE; translated from the coding sequence ATGTTGCTGGAAAGACGTGAGGATTTCATGAAACCATTCAGAGAACTTCAACGTGAAATCGACAGGCTTTTTGAAGACTTCTTCGCTCCAGTGACTCGCAGAAGCACAGTTTATTCGTATTTACCAGATGTCGATGTTTATGAAACCGATGACTCAGTAGTGGTCGAAGTCGAGGTTCCTGGAATGGACAAAAAAGACTTTGAAGTAAAGGTCGAAGACAGTATTTTGAGAATCACCGGCGAAAAGAAACTCGAGCGCGAGAAGGAGAACAGAAACTACAAAGTCGTTGAAAGATGCTACGGGAAATTTGAAAGAACCCTGTCGTTGCCTGACTATGTCGATGCAGACAAAATCAAAGCAAAATATGAAAACGGTGTCTTGACAATCTCCCTGCCTAAACGCGAAGAGAAAAAGGCTAAAGTAGTGGATGTGAAAATTGAGTAA
- the recG gene encoding ATP-dependent DNA helicase RecG, which produces MHPILVEEFLDFLEQSLLEVLHGKKGTNELVEEVQDRYELVADHVLQNSEILEKFKQLFEYIEPVADMQPERAIKRVKNSLGMIERFRDWYLISNPDCSQMKQPSCEIKYAKRVGPRKEAILKKLGISTLGDLIFYFPRDYEDRRKIIPISEISFEGKLTTRGKVVNVETKKIGSMTITAAVLADGVSQLLLKWFNQEYLHKGLQVLKNKTIYATGLVKHSQFGGIEMVNPEIEPEDGTQVLEILPIYPLTHGISQKEIRRIVRENISCVCHYTDELPEELMKKRKLMDISRALLGIHFPKSNYHLKKSIERLAYEELFLMQFALLLSRKSFEEIGGLPKKIPGKLAEEFLRKLPFKLTDSQKEAHRQIRADLMSNKPMSRLLQGDVGCGKTVVAQLAIVDNFEAGFQSAVMAPTSILAMQHYRRMSPAFEEMGIRTALLLGETSSREKEKIKRMLSDGEISVVIGTHTLIQEDVSFSNLGLVIIDEQHRFGVKQREALVSKGKALDTLVMTATPIPRTLALTIYGDLDITVIDEMPPGRKDVKTMLVSVSKLEQVYEFVKKEIAEGGQVFIVYPLIEESDKIQAKAAIRMHEYLSKKIFGEFRVGLLHGKMSQQEKDKIMERFATGEFDILISTTVIEVGIDVPRATVMIIENPERFGLAQLHQLRGRIGRGDKQGYCFLVVGNVDDDALERLRYFSMTKNGFEVAEYDMKLRGPGEILGLKQHGLPELKIADLIRDRELLFRARNDAEEIVRKKEQYPDIVKKVKTIYGERLKLVKIA; this is translated from the coding sequence ATGCACCCTATCCTCGTTGAAGAGTTTCTTGATTTTCTTGAGCAAAGTTTGCTTGAAGTGTTACATGGAAAAAAGGGTACAAACGAGCTGGTCGAGGAAGTCCAGGATCGGTATGAACTTGTTGCTGACCATGTTTTGCAAAATTCGGAGATTCTCGAGAAATTTAAGCAATTATTTGAATACATCGAACCAGTTGCCGATATGCAGCCTGAGAGAGCTATAAAAAGAGTAAAAAATTCCTTGGGAATGATTGAGCGTTTCAGAGATTGGTATCTAATCTCAAATCCAGATTGTTCGCAGATGAAACAACCGAGCTGTGAAATTAAATATGCAAAGAGAGTTGGACCAAGAAAAGAGGCCATTTTGAAGAAACTGGGAATATCAACACTTGGGGATCTGATTTTCTACTTTCCACGGGATTACGAAGATCGCAGAAAAATAATTCCGATTTCGGAGATTAGTTTCGAAGGAAAGCTCACCACAAGAGGAAAAGTGGTGAATGTTGAAACCAAGAAAATTGGTTCTATGACAATTACAGCAGCTGTACTTGCCGACGGTGTAAGTCAGCTTTTATTGAAATGGTTCAATCAGGAATACCTCCATAAAGGCCTTCAGGTTTTAAAAAATAAAACTATTTATGCAACTGGTTTGGTAAAACATTCTCAATTTGGTGGTATTGAAATGGTAAATCCAGAGATTGAACCAGAGGATGGGACACAAGTTCTTGAGATTCTTCCAATATACCCCTTAACCCATGGCATAAGCCAGAAAGAGATTAGAAGAATAGTCAGGGAGAATATTTCCTGCGTCTGTCACTACACAGATGAATTGCCCGAGGAGTTGATGAAAAAACGAAAATTGATGGATATTTCAAGGGCTCTTCTTGGCATACATTTTCCAAAGAGTAACTATCACCTTAAGAAATCGATCGAGAGATTAGCATATGAAGAATTATTTTTAATGCAGTTTGCCCTTTTACTTTCTCGAAAATCTTTTGAAGAAATTGGTGGACTGCCAAAGAAGATCCCTGGTAAGCTTGCGGAAGAGTTTTTGAGAAAATTGCCTTTTAAGTTGACAGACTCTCAGAAAGAGGCACACAGGCAAATAAGAGCGGATTTGATGTCAAATAAACCGATGAGTAGATTGCTACAGGGTGATGTTGGCTGTGGCAAAACAGTTGTTGCACAGCTTGCTATTGTTGATAATTTTGAAGCAGGTTTTCAATCGGCAGTGATGGCACCGACTTCAATTCTTGCAATGCAGCATTACAGAAGAATGTCACCTGCTTTTGAAGAAATGGGTATCAGAACAGCTCTTCTTTTGGGTGAAACCAGCTCAAGAGAAAAAGAAAAGATAAAGCGCATGCTTTCTGACGGAGAAATATCGGTTGTTATAGGTACACACACGTTGATTCAGGAGGATGTCAGCTTTTCCAATCTTGGACTTGTAATAATAGATGAACAGCACAGATTTGGCGTAAAGCAGAGAGAAGCACTTGTAAGTAAAGGAAAAGCGCTTGACACACTTGTTATGACTGCTACTCCTATTCCAAGAACCCTGGCATTAACGATATATGGGGACCTGGATATAACAGTTATTGATGAAATGCCCCCGGGTAGAAAAGATGTGAAAACTATGCTTGTCTCCGTTTCAAAATTAGAACAGGTGTATGAATTTGTGAAGAAAGAAATAGCAGAGGGAGGACAGGTTTTTATCGTTTATCCACTTATAGAAGAATCCGACAAAATTCAAGCAAAAGCAGCCATTCGAATGCATGAATATCTGTCAAAAAAGATTTTTGGGGAATTCAGAGTCGGATTGTTGCATGGAAAAATGAGTCAGCAAGAAAAAGATAAAATAATGGAGAGGTTTGCCACGGGAGAGTTCGATATTCTGATTTCAACAACTGTAATAGAGGTGGGTATAGATGTGCCAAGAGCAACGGTGATGATTATAGAAAATCCAGAACGTTTTGGACTGGCACAGCTTCATCAGCTTCGGGGAAGGATAGGTCGTGGAGATAAACAGGGTTACTGTTTTCTGGTTGTTGGAAATGTTGATGATGATGCTCTGGAAAGACTCAGGTATTTTTCTATGACTAAAAACGGGTTCGAGGTAGCAGAATATGATATGAAACTTCGAGGTCCTGGAGAAATTCTCGGATTAAAGCAGCATGGATTGCCGGAATTAAAGATAGCTGATTTGATAAGGGACAGAGAACTTCTTTTCAGAGCAAGAAATGATGCTGAGGAAATAGTGAGAAAAAAAGAACAATACCCGGATATAGTTAAGAAGGTGAAAACAATCTATGGGGAAAGGCTGAAACTTGTAAAAATAGCCTGA
- a CDS encoding MBL fold metallo-hydrolase, with the protein MRITWFGHACFLIDTGKTLILTDPFDSSVGYRVPDVTVDLITESHQHFDHNAHRLIKGKFEIIKDSGDYEFRDVKISGIETFHDDESGARRGRNIVFVFDFGRFRVAHLGDLGHIPDESQIKHLKDLDVLLLPVGGTFTIGPKEARKILDLIKPKIAIPMHYKTKYIKFDIAPVEEFTRLCENVRYTSDNFIDLSEELKSFDRMVQVLNV; encoded by the coding sequence ATGAGAATAACGTGGTTTGGGCATGCATGTTTTTTGATTGATACCGGCAAGACATTGATACTCACCGATCCTTTTGATAGTTCGGTTGGCTATAGAGTTCCAGATGTAACCGTTGATTTAATTACGGAAAGTCACCAGCATTTTGATCACAATGCCCACAGACTCATTAAAGGAAAATTTGAGATTATCAAGGATTCGGGGGACTATGAATTCAGGGACGTGAAGATCTCTGGAATAGAAACTTTTCATGATGATGAATCTGGTGCCCGGAGGGGTCGTAATATAGTTTTTGTATTTGATTTCGGTCGATTCAGAGTAGCTCACCTTGGCGATCTTGGTCACATTCCGGATGAGTCACAGATAAAACATCTAAAAGATTTAGATGTTCTGCTTTTACCGGTAGGAGGGACTTTTACCATAGGACCGAAAGAAGCAAGAAAGATTTTGGACCTGATCAAGCCGAAAATTGCGATTCCTATGCATTATAAAACAAAGTATATAAAATTTGACATAGCCCCTGTTGAGGAATTTACAAGATTGTGCGAAAATGTTAGATATACAAGTGATAATTTTATTGATTTGAGCGAGGAACTTAAAAGTTTTGATAGAATGGTTCAGGTACTGAACGTTTGA
- a CDS encoding ATP-dependent Clp protease ATP-binding subunit: protein MIDFKDYTESAQRVLTSVQDILNRFSQNQMSSEHILLAILEDSDNAAIDILKKIGVNIDTLRDETSSFVSRYGMRGGLINPSGSLSQVYITPDARHVLEESKKEARRMGDEKIGTDHLLLGMILSPSSMTYRLLSRHGVTPDKVYEAIRELRTSGKTAEDENVDVLFKFTEDLTKLAKDGKLLPVIGREKEILRIIQILGRKFKNNPVLIGDPGVGKTAVAEGLAQKIISENVPGFLKNKKILKLDMGRIIAGTKFRGEFEERMKKLIDALKKNVGQYILFIDELHTVVGAGAAEGAVDAANLLKPELARGEMQVIGATTVNEYRKYVEKDKALARRFQPVFVGEPSVEETIEILRGIKKEFEKHHEVSITDQALVAAARLGARYITDRFLPDKAIDLIDEAASAIRLQDNGKIVNENDIAKVVELWTGIPVSKMLQSEREKLMNLEQLIHKRIVDQDNAVKIVAQTIRKSRAGLKDPKRPNGVFLFLGPTGVGKTELAKALAEVLFGSEDALIRIDMSEYTEKHTVSRLIGAPPGYVGYEEGGQLTEQVRRRPYSVILLDEIEKAHQEVFNVLLQVFDDGRLTDGKGNTVDFRNTIIIMTSNIASEQILDALEEGIDDLTVMIEEEMKKHFKPEFVNRIDAAVVFKPLSLEHMKQIVELQLEKISERLSEQGRKVYFTEQAKEYIAKRGYLPALGARPLRRVVESEIEAPIAEKIISEQFKENETITIDADEYGIIFK, encoded by the coding sequence GTGATTGATTTCAAAGATTACACTGAAAGTGCCCAAAGAGTTCTAACTTCTGTCCAAGACATTCTAAATAGATTTTCCCAAAATCAAATGTCCTCTGAGCACATATTACTTGCCATATTAGAGGATAGCGACAACGCAGCTATAGATATTTTGAAAAAAATAGGAGTAAATATAGATACCCTGAGAGATGAGACATCTTCGTTTGTTAGCAGATATGGAATGCGTGGAGGATTAATAAACCCATCTGGATCTCTATCTCAGGTCTATATAACACCCGATGCAAGGCATGTGCTCGAAGAATCAAAAAAAGAAGCGAGAAGAATGGGAGATGAAAAAATAGGAACCGATCATTTGTTGCTTGGAATGATTTTATCACCAAGTTCAATGACATACAGATTGCTCTCCAGACACGGCGTCACTCCAGATAAAGTTTACGAAGCCATAAGAGAGCTGAGAACAAGTGGAAAAACTGCCGAAGATGAGAATGTCGACGTATTGTTCAAATTCACCGAAGATCTTACAAAACTCGCCAAGGATGGAAAACTGCTACCTGTAATAGGAAGAGAGAAAGAGATTCTCAGAATTATACAAATACTTGGCAGAAAATTCAAAAATAATCCGGTTTTGATAGGAGATCCTGGAGTAGGGAAAACGGCAGTTGCCGAAGGACTGGCTCAAAAAATAATCTCAGAAAATGTACCAGGTTTTCTAAAAAATAAAAAAATCCTGAAATTGGATATGGGAAGGATCATTGCCGGTACCAAATTTAGAGGTGAATTCGAAGAGAGAATGAAAAAATTGATAGATGCCCTTAAAAAAAATGTCGGGCAGTACATACTGTTTATAGATGAACTTCACACTGTCGTTGGTGCAGGTGCAGCAGAGGGCGCCGTTGATGCTGCTAATTTACTCAAACCAGAGCTTGCTCGAGGCGAAATGCAGGTAATAGGAGCAACAACTGTTAATGAATATAGAAAATATGTTGAAAAAGATAAAGCACTGGCTCGAAGATTCCAGCCGGTCTTCGTGGGGGAACCATCTGTTGAAGAAACTATTGAAATATTGCGCGGTATAAAAAAAGAATTTGAAAAACACCATGAGGTATCAATAACTGATCAGGCGCTTGTTGCAGCTGCCCGTTTGGGTGCAAGATATATCACAGATCGTTTTCTACCAGATAAAGCAATAGACTTAATAGATGAAGCTGCATCAGCAATAAGACTTCAAGATAATGGAAAAATTGTGAATGAAAACGATATAGCCAAGGTAGTAGAGCTCTGGACGGGTATACCTGTCTCAAAAATGTTGCAATCTGAAAGAGAAAAGTTGATGAATCTTGAGCAACTCATCCACAAAAGAATTGTAGACCAAGATAACGCAGTAAAAATTGTTGCACAAACAATAAGAAAATCAAGGGCCGGTCTGAAAGATCCAAAAAGACCAAATGGTGTCTTTCTCTTTCTTGGTCCAACAGGTGTTGGCAAAACAGAACTTGCAAAAGCTCTCGCGGAGGTTCTTTTTGGAAGTGAAGATGCTTTGATAAGGATTGATATGAGCGAATACACAGAAAAACACACCGTTAGTCGATTAATCGGTGCACCTCCTGGATATGTCGGTTACGAAGAAGGGGGTCAACTAACCGAACAAGTCAGAAGAAGGCCATACAGTGTTATTCTGCTCGATGAAATAGAAAAGGCACATCAAGAAGTTTTCAATGTTCTGCTTCAGGTATTTGACGACGGCAGATTAACCGACGGCAAAGGTAACACAGTAGATTTCAGGAATACAATTATAATAATGACAAGCAATATAGCAAGTGAGCAAATACTTGATGCCCTCGAAGAAGGCATTGATGATTTGACAGTAATGATTGAAGAAGAAATGAAAAAGCATTTCAAGCCAGAGTTTGTAAACAGAATAGATGCAGCTGTTGTTTTCAAACCTCTCTCACTTGAGCACATGAAACAAATTGTTGAACTTCAACTCGAAAAAATTTCTGAAAGACTTAGTGAACAGGGAAGAAAAGTATATTTTACAGAGCAAGCAAAGGAATATATAGCCAAACGCGGGTATCTTCCTGCGCTTGGTGCAAGACCTCTCAGAAGGGTTGTGGAGAGCGAAATAGAAGCTCCTATTGCCGAAAAAATAATTTCAGAGCAATTCAAAGAGAACGAAACAATAACAATAGATGCAGACGAATACGGAATAATATTTAAATAA